One part of the Anaeromyxobacter sp. Fw109-5 genome encodes these proteins:
- a CDS encoding PD-(D/E)XK nuclease family protein, producing MLTLLLSAHDGGTAWRHLLAEGEARAGFEPVGPLGLVRRLGRIVGIPAELATAPERLASYGLRLDAHDDGRSRSYSASRRQDPFGVARYLLGLRDALRLLGWDGGALDGSARLADLAALEQLGPPLPASLPDVIAELTDGVVAHGKLPFPVRIELCASRRAFPPLFRRLLDALAGAGATVVDAGEAVATAPADTDLGTVQRALLDGRSERPALEGDGTFLLLEADTPLEAAELTASLARTRPLPQATFVVPTEPATLDAALARQGLPTLGVPSASHLRPHLQVLPLRLALAFAPQDPFRAAELLLLPGGPLPGHAQRALLEALGEMPGVGSPAWRRAVENAVAAETARAAAEGKDASVAAAAGAALGERIDAWFGGELHCPVAGIPAAAAAALCSSVAAWAGGRVRGALDRATAEPGSDALDDSALWSHAAAVARTLEQLLVARPPGERLPQQSLMQLHGLAVGSGSEVAAFDGESGRPAVVPHPAGVTAPCAETVWWGFVSDADHGPAPDPWTGVEREALRRAGVALPDPGEQRALEAEGWRRPILGARERAILVRWRLAGADLAGAHPFLDELSSRLADGALRRCTLASEHVLARAGDASWNAATVEVAPASIMTQRPAWKVPPQTLVPAGTLSSTSLEAFLGCPFKWALRYQAQLKPGQGVNLPDGNRLLGDFAHRVLQDMLCGDEKLDFAAATAEDARAWARKAFDARVGLEAARLVRRGGEVELDRARTVVATAAASLLEFLKRTGWRPVEAEREVNGTFAGVPASGFVDLVVEKDGVEAILDLKLSGLRYRQEELEEGQALQIALYASLLGTRGRKLPPAGFFVLDDGQLLTTDAKAFPGATVVDGPGTEATLKGSEDGFRYWQKVLATGLVPSMREGLDWAAEVGAAAGPPPDEDSLARRPPPCRYCDYKPVCVPPPPKDEEATA from the coding sequence ATGCTCACCCTGCTCCTCTCCGCCCACGACGGCGGCACCGCCTGGCGTCACCTGCTCGCCGAGGGCGAGGCGCGCGCCGGGTTCGAGCCGGTCGGCCCGCTCGGCCTCGTGCGCCGGCTCGGGCGTATCGTCGGAATCCCGGCGGAGCTCGCGACCGCGCCAGAGCGGCTCGCCTCCTACGGCCTCCGGCTCGACGCGCACGACGACGGCCGCTCCCGGTCCTACTCGGCGTCCCGCAGGCAGGATCCGTTCGGGGTCGCCCGCTACCTGCTCGGCCTGCGCGACGCCCTCCGCCTCCTCGGCTGGGACGGCGGCGCGCTCGATGGGAGCGCGCGGCTCGCCGATCTCGCGGCGCTCGAGCAGCTCGGGCCGCCGCTTCCTGCGAGCCTGCCGGACGTCATCGCGGAGCTGACCGACGGCGTCGTCGCCCACGGCAAGCTCCCGTTCCCGGTCCGGATCGAGCTCTGCGCGTCGCGCCGCGCCTTCCCTCCGCTGTTCCGGCGGCTCCTCGACGCGCTCGCGGGCGCGGGAGCGACGGTCGTGGACGCGGGCGAGGCCGTGGCGACGGCACCGGCCGACACCGACCTCGGTACCGTGCAGCGTGCCCTGCTCGATGGGCGCTCGGAGCGGCCCGCGCTCGAGGGCGACGGCACCTTCCTCCTCCTGGAGGCCGATACGCCGCTCGAGGCCGCCGAGCTGACCGCGTCGCTCGCCCGAACGCGGCCGCTGCCGCAGGCCACCTTCGTCGTGCCCACCGAGCCCGCCACCCTCGACGCGGCGCTGGCGCGGCAGGGCCTCCCCACGCTCGGAGTCCCGAGCGCCTCTCACCTGCGGCCGCACCTGCAGGTGCTCCCGCTCCGGCTCGCCCTCGCCTTCGCGCCCCAGGACCCCTTCCGCGCCGCCGAGCTGCTGCTGCTGCCGGGCGGCCCGCTCCCGGGCCACGCCCAGCGCGCGCTGCTCGAGGCGCTCGGCGAGATGCCCGGGGTCGGCTCGCCGGCGTGGCGCCGCGCGGTCGAGAATGCGGTCGCCGCGGAGACGGCGCGGGCCGCCGCGGAAGGGAAGGACGCATCCGTGGCGGCCGCCGCCGGCGCCGCGCTCGGCGAGCGGATCGACGCCTGGTTCGGCGGCGAGCTCCACTGCCCGGTCGCCGGCATTCCGGCGGCCGCCGCGGCGGCCCTCTGCTCGAGCGTCGCGGCCTGGGCGGGTGGCCGCGTGAGGGGCGCGCTCGACCGCGCCACCGCGGAGCCCGGCTCCGACGCCCTCGACGACTCGGCGCTCTGGAGTCACGCGGCCGCCGTCGCGCGGACTCTGGAACAGCTCCTCGTGGCACGCCCACCCGGCGAGCGGCTGCCGCAGCAATCGCTCATGCAGCTCCACGGGCTCGCGGTGGGTAGCGGTTCGGAGGTCGCCGCCTTCGATGGCGAGAGCGGTCGCCCAGCGGTGGTGCCCCACCCTGCGGGCGTGACCGCGCCCTGCGCCGAAACCGTCTGGTGGGGGTTCGTCTCCGACGCGGACCACGGGCCCGCGCCGGACCCGTGGACCGGGGTCGAGCGCGAGGCGCTCCGGCGCGCGGGGGTCGCCCTCCCGGATCCGGGCGAGCAGCGCGCGCTCGAGGCCGAGGGCTGGCGCCGCCCGATCCTCGGCGCGCGCGAGCGCGCGATCCTCGTCCGCTGGCGGCTCGCAGGCGCCGATCTGGCCGGCGCGCACCCGTTCCTCGACGAGCTGTCGTCCCGCCTCGCCGACGGCGCGCTGCGCCGGTGCACCCTCGCGTCCGAGCACGTCCTCGCCAGAGCCGGGGACGCGAGCTGGAACGCGGCTACCGTCGAGGTCGCGCCGGCCAGCATCATGACGCAGCGCCCGGCCTGGAAGGTCCCGCCGCAGACGCTCGTGCCGGCGGGGACGCTGTCGTCCACCTCCCTCGAGGCGTTCCTGGGATGCCCTTTCAAGTGGGCGCTCCGGTACCAGGCCCAGCTCAAGCCTGGCCAGGGCGTGAACCTCCCGGACGGAAACCGGCTCCTCGGCGACTTCGCGCACCGCGTGCTGCAGGACATGCTGTGCGGGGATGAGAAGCTCGACTTCGCCGCGGCGACCGCCGAGGACGCACGCGCCTGGGCCCGGAAGGCGTTCGACGCGCGGGTGGGGCTCGAGGCGGCCCGGCTCGTCCGGCGCGGCGGCGAAGTCGAGCTCGACCGCGCCCGCACCGTCGTCGCAACGGCCGCGGCCTCGCTCCTCGAGTTCCTGAAGCGCACCGGGTGGAGGCCGGTTGAGGCGGAGCGCGAGGTGAACGGCACGTTCGCGGGCGTGCCCGCCTCCGGCTTCGTCGATCTCGTCGTCGAGAAGGACGGGGTCGAGGCGATCCTGGACCTCAAGCTCTCGGGGCTCCGCTACCGGCAGGAGGAGCTCGAGGAAGGTCAGGCGCTCCAGATCGCGCTCTACGCGTCGCTCCTCGGGACGCGCGGCAGGAAGCTCCCCCCCGCCGGCTTCTTCGTCCTCGACGACGGGCAGCTCCTCACGACGGACGCGAAGGCCTTCCCGGGCGCGACGGTCGTGGATGGCCCGGGGACGGAGGCGACGCTGAAGGGTTCGGAGGACGGCTTCCGCTACTGGCAGAAGGTCCTCGCGACGGGGCTCGTCCCGTCGATGCGGGAGGGACTGGACTGGGCGGCGGAGGTCGGCGCCGCCGCGGGGCCGCCGCCCGATGAGGACTCCCTGGCGCGGCGCCCGCCGCCGTGCCGCTACTGCGACTACAAGCCGGTGTGTGTGCCGCCCCCGCCGAAGGACGAGGAGGCCACGGCGTGA
- a CDS encoding exodeoxyribonuclease V subunit beta, translated as MKIDVISASAGTGKTHRLTGDLTKALLDGSARPEGVVAITYTVKAAGELESRIRESLLKAGRPELAARIRDGYIGTIHSVCQRLLREFALEAGLSPWLEPIPEPERKRLFDVALASVLAGREGPLNELARRLEIEDWKEILLEIVDAGRANGMDRAALERSAAASRAGLEKLLGKPTLDNVTYLEKLDRTLRPLLAKLEEQARETGQAASKKRAAAARRLVADLNRGLVPSWKSQFQLAQEVDMKKLRTWSAEYVDLANEHHASAGFHDDVLGMQAQLFALAGEALGTFVAEKTAAGVVDFGDMLARAREVLERPAVREALRDRLDLVLVDEFQDTSPLQLAVVSALAGLARRSIWVGDRKQAIFAFQGTDPELMTAATEAALGGRTPDILASSWRSRPDLVAMTSELFARALAPHGFPDDQVRIVAAKPDHPRLRDQGAFECWRWMPEKVERNGKDVKASEPDALGAGVAELLSNPPLVRERGNAEVEAVRPASFRDVAILARSNARCQQIAAALRARGIPAKVSLGGVTLTPEGVLARAALALLADPRDGVAALQVAWLGGAASSDPDGWLSRRLLEIASWRATAKAAEGKGEHRPPAPLAFEDDGRVAGLRKAVAAAERLSPAQALDLALRTAGVAELVRSWPEPAQRVANLEALRAEAAAYEQLCEAQRSAATMLGLVAHLASLDAGDDAGKQAAPSSEDAVTVLTWHKAKGLEWPVVVLSHLDFSRERGVFEVAVEPAPRFDFARPLEGRWVRYWPWPYGGMSKELALLDRALETAEARRATEADRRERLRLLYVGFTRPRDLLVLVARCTEKSGPATASLDLLVGAKGEPLLAAPFEDQAGAAIGVGQQEWRCRVRTPSGLPPATPAPARSAVQWYASAPRAERPRERLNPSAEPLAGTPRVVQVERLGGRHALAASPEQAGPTGDAIHAFLAADQGGTQEARLTMATRILKAFRVVGAVAPDTLLAASDALRTWLDARYPGATWYREWPVRARLGGPTPRLVVGDVDLFLELPDGFVLVDHKSFPGSERERDRRLVEEYAPQLGWYARVLADALKKPMKAAFVHLPIRGEMAQVAL; from the coding sequence GTGAAGATCGACGTCATCAGCGCGAGCGCCGGGACGGGGAAGACCCACCGCCTGACCGGCGACCTCACGAAGGCGCTCCTCGACGGATCTGCTCGCCCCGAGGGCGTCGTCGCCATCACCTACACCGTGAAGGCCGCCGGTGAGCTGGAGAGCCGGATCCGCGAGTCGCTGCTGAAGGCGGGGCGGCCCGAGCTCGCCGCTCGAATCCGCGACGGCTACATCGGGACGATCCACTCGGTCTGCCAGCGGCTCCTGCGCGAGTTCGCCCTCGAGGCGGGCCTCTCTCCCTGGCTCGAGCCGATCCCCGAGCCCGAGCGGAAGCGGCTGTTCGACGTCGCACTGGCGTCGGTGCTCGCCGGACGGGAGGGCCCGCTCAACGAGCTCGCGCGGCGGCTCGAGATCGAGGACTGGAAGGAGATCCTCCTCGAGATCGTGGACGCGGGCCGCGCGAACGGCATGGACCGCGCGGCCCTGGAGCGCTCGGCGGCGGCGAGTCGCGCCGGCCTCGAGAAGCTGCTCGGGAAGCCCACCCTCGACAACGTGACGTACCTCGAGAAGCTCGACCGCACGCTGCGCCCGCTCCTCGCGAAGCTCGAGGAGCAGGCCCGCGAGACGGGCCAGGCGGCGTCGAAGAAGCGTGCCGCCGCCGCTCGGCGGCTCGTCGCGGACCTCAACCGAGGCCTCGTGCCCTCCTGGAAGAGCCAGTTCCAGCTGGCCCAGGAAGTCGACATGAAGAAGCTCCGGACCTGGTCCGCCGAGTACGTGGACCTCGCGAACGAGCACCACGCCAGCGCGGGGTTCCACGACGACGTCCTCGGGATGCAGGCGCAGCTCTTCGCCCTGGCGGGCGAGGCGCTCGGGACCTTCGTCGCCGAGAAGACCGCCGCGGGCGTCGTCGACTTCGGGGACATGCTCGCGCGCGCCCGTGAGGTGCTCGAGCGGCCCGCGGTTCGGGAGGCGCTTCGTGACCGCCTCGACCTCGTCCTCGTGGACGAGTTCCAGGACACGTCCCCCCTCCAGCTCGCCGTCGTGAGCGCCCTCGCCGGCCTGGCGCGCCGGTCGATCTGGGTCGGCGATCGGAAGCAGGCGATCTTCGCGTTCCAGGGTACCGACCCCGAGCTGATGACCGCGGCGACCGAGGCGGCCCTCGGCGGCCGCACGCCAGACATTCTCGCGTCGTCGTGGCGCTCGCGCCCCGACCTCGTCGCGATGACGTCGGAGCTCTTCGCCCGCGCCCTCGCACCTCACGGGTTCCCCGACGATCAGGTCCGGATCGTCGCCGCGAAGCCCGACCACCCGAGGCTCCGCGACCAGGGCGCCTTCGAGTGCTGGCGCTGGATGCCCGAGAAGGTCGAGCGGAACGGGAAGGACGTGAAGGCGTCCGAGCCGGACGCCCTCGGCGCCGGCGTAGCCGAGCTCCTCTCCAATCCGCCGCTCGTCCGCGAGCGCGGGAACGCCGAGGTGGAGGCGGTCCGCCCGGCGTCGTTCCGCGACGTCGCGATCCTCGCCCGCTCGAACGCCCGGTGCCAGCAGATCGCCGCCGCGCTCCGTGCGCGCGGCATTCCGGCCAAGGTCTCGCTCGGGGGCGTGACGCTCACGCCCGAGGGCGTCCTCGCCCGCGCGGCGCTCGCGCTCCTCGCGGATCCGCGCGACGGCGTCGCCGCCCTCCAGGTCGCCTGGCTGGGCGGCGCCGCTTCGTCCGACCCCGACGGCTGGCTCTCGCGCCGGCTCCTCGAGATCGCGAGCTGGCGCGCCACCGCCAAGGCCGCGGAGGGGAAGGGAGAGCACCGGCCGCCGGCGCCCCTCGCCTTCGAGGACGACGGCCGCGTCGCGGGGCTGCGCAAGGCCGTCGCCGCCGCCGAGCGGCTCTCGCCGGCGCAGGCCCTCGACCTCGCGCTCCGCACCGCGGGCGTCGCCGAGCTCGTCCGCTCCTGGCCCGAGCCGGCGCAGCGCGTCGCGAACCTCGAGGCGCTCCGCGCCGAGGCCGCCGCGTACGAGCAGCTCTGCGAGGCGCAGCGCAGCGCGGCGACCATGCTCGGTCTCGTCGCCCACCTCGCATCGCTCGACGCAGGAGACGACGCCGGCAAGCAGGCCGCCCCGAGCTCCGAGGACGCCGTCACCGTCCTCACCTGGCACAAGGCGAAGGGGCTGGAGTGGCCCGTCGTGGTGCTCTCGCACCTCGACTTCAGCCGGGAGCGCGGCGTGTTCGAGGTCGCCGTCGAGCCCGCGCCGCGGTTCGACTTCGCGCGCCCGCTCGAAGGCCGGTGGGTCCGGTACTGGCCCTGGCCGTACGGAGGCATGAGCAAGGAGCTCGCGCTGCTCGACCGCGCCCTCGAGACCGCTGAGGCGAGGCGCGCGACCGAGGCGGACCGGCGCGAGCGGCTGCGGCTCCTCTACGTCGGCTTCACGCGGCCGCGCGACCTGCTCGTCCTCGTGGCGCGCTGCACCGAGAAGAGCGGTCCGGCCACGGCGTCGCTCGACCTGCTCGTCGGCGCGAAGGGCGAGCCGCTCCTCGCGGCGCCGTTCGAGGACCAGGCGGGCGCCGCGATCGGCGTCGGGCAGCAGGAGTGGCGCTGCCGCGTGCGGACGCCGTCGGGCCTGCCGCCCGCCACGCCCGCGCCGGCCCGCAGCGCCGTCCAGTGGTACGCATCGGCGCCGCGCGCGGAGCGCCCCCGCGAGCGGCTCAATCCGTCCGCGGAGCCACTCGCGGGGACGCCGCGAGTGGTCCAGGTGGAGCGGCTCGGGGGCCGGCACGCCCTCGCCGCGTCCCCGGAGCAGGCGGGCCCGACGGGCGACGCGATCCACGCGTTCCTCGCCGCCGACCAGGGCGGAACGCAGGAGGCGCGGCTCACCATGGCGACGCGCATCCTGAAGGCGTTCCGGGTCGTCGGCGCCGTCGCGCCCGATACCCTCCTCGCCGCCTCGGACGCCCTCCGCACCTGGCTCGACGCGCGCTACCCGGGTGCGACCTGGTACCGCGAGTGGCCCGTCCGCGCCCGGCTCGGCGGTCCCACCCCGCGCCTCGTTGTCGGCGACGTGGACCTGTTCCTCGAGCTGCCCGATGGGTTCGTGCTGGTCGACCACAAGTCGTTCCCGGGGAGCGAGCGGGAGCGGGACCGGAGGCTCGTGGAGGAGTACGCACCGCAGCTCGGCTGGTACGCCCGCGTGCTCGCAGACGCGCTGAAGAAGCCGATGAAGGCCGCGTTCGTCCACCTCCCGATCCGCGGAGAGATGGCGCAGGTTGCGCTGTAG
- a CDS encoding VWA domain-containing protein, giving the protein MKTTAQLTYEKVRFDEAKDVHLVVSLAAPHLDAAAPRPPVCVIPVLDVSGSMAGEKLHFAKQSLMKLVDHLAPGDFCGVVVFSTEVETLAPPAEMTQARKDELKALVGRLGPRSNTNLGGGMLAGLDHARVAKLPDGMLVRVILFTDGLANAGRATSHERLMRLLAENLGSATLSAFGYGDDADQELLRDLSTKGKGNYAYVQGPEDALTAFARELGGLLSTYAQAIEVRVTPAEGVELTDVVSDVDAREEGGSVVLRVPDLLADEVRNLVLGVRLRPRPVPLDAPVAVADVDVAFERFDGGRVVRERSATHASVRFVAPADTQPAPTPSVDEVVAIAQLVRAQIEAEEAASRGEFAQARQVMVLFQEAVASRGHDAVASAARKVADRVADADAFRGSRAYRASIRKGGTRNVTTLYQEEAFADLRSMGQGKTTAAQERMADSFGAKRESQRRSAPGTSSRGLTRKRSKRW; this is encoded by the coding sequence ATGAAGACCACCGCCCAGCTCACGTACGAGAAGGTCCGCTTCGACGAGGCGAAGGACGTCCACCTCGTCGTCTCCCTCGCCGCGCCGCACCTCGACGCTGCGGCGCCCCGTCCGCCGGTCTGCGTGATCCCGGTCCTCGACGTCTCCGGGTCCATGGCCGGCGAGAAGCTCCACTTCGCGAAGCAGTCGCTCATGAAGCTCGTGGACCACCTCGCGCCGGGCGACTTCTGCGGTGTGGTGGTGTTCTCGACCGAGGTGGAGACGCTCGCGCCGCCCGCCGAGATGACCCAGGCGCGCAAGGACGAGCTGAAGGCGCTCGTCGGGCGGCTCGGGCCGCGCTCCAACACGAACCTGGGCGGCGGCATGCTCGCCGGGCTCGACCACGCCAGGGTGGCGAAGCTGCCCGATGGGATGCTCGTCCGCGTCATTCTCTTCACCGACGGGCTCGCGAACGCGGGGCGGGCTACGTCGCACGAGCGCCTCATGCGGCTCCTCGCCGAGAACCTCGGCAGCGCGACGCTGTCGGCGTTCGGCTACGGCGACGACGCCGATCAGGAGCTGCTCCGCGACCTCTCGACGAAGGGGAAGGGGAACTACGCCTACGTGCAGGGACCGGAGGACGCGCTCACCGCCTTCGCGCGCGAGCTGGGCGGCCTCCTCTCGACGTACGCCCAGGCGATCGAGGTGCGGGTGACGCCGGCGGAGGGCGTGGAGCTCACGGACGTGGTGAGCGACGTCGACGCGCGCGAGGAGGGCGGGAGCGTCGTGCTCCGCGTTCCGGACCTGCTCGCGGACGAGGTCCGGAACCTGGTGCTCGGCGTGCGGCTCAGGCCCCGGCCCGTCCCGCTCGACGCTCCCGTGGCCGTGGCCGACGTGGACGTCGCGTTCGAGCGGTTCGACGGAGGCCGGGTGGTGCGCGAGCGCTCCGCCACTCACGCGAGCGTGCGGTTCGTCGCCCCGGCGGACACACAGCCCGCTCCGACCCCGAGCGTGGACGAGGTGGTCGCCATCGCGCAGCTCGTCCGGGCGCAGATCGAGGCCGAGGAGGCGGCGAGTCGTGGCGAGTTCGCGCAGGCCCGGCAGGTGATGGTGCTGTTCCAGGAGGCGGTGGCCTCGCGCGGCCACGACGCGGTCGCGAGCGCGGCCAGGAAGGTGGCGGACCGCGTCGCCGACGCAGACGCGTTCCGAGGCAGCCGCGCCTACCGCGCCAGCATCCGGAAGGGCGGGACGCGCAACGTCACAACGCTCTACCAGGAAGAGGCGTTCGCCGACCTGCGCTCGATGGGGCAGGGCAAGACGACCGCGGCGCAGGAGCGGATGGCGGACTCGTTCGGCGCCAAGCGCGAGTCGCAGAGGCGCAGTGCGCCGGGGACGTCGAGCAGAGGGCTCACTCGAAAGCGGTCGAAGCGCTGGTGA
- a CDS encoding YbjN domain-containing protein, producing MARKATTTPVAKRYFDLLAEEGYRPKIGSSENNHSILRFKSEGTVFLLFVDEDDESFFHLALTYELGDGVADIAGAMSRANDLNADYKAVKTTVHPAERSVRFHVEAFLDAFATLPVIQRSIGALRDAARAFFEPARPADRLDA from the coding sequence ATGGCCAGGAAAGCGACGACGACGCCCGTTGCGAAGCGCTACTTCGACCTGCTCGCGGAGGAGGGCTATCGCCCGAAGATAGGCAGCAGCGAGAACAACCACTCGATCCTCCGGTTCAAGTCGGAGGGGACCGTGTTCCTCCTCTTCGTGGACGAGGACGACGAGTCCTTCTTCCACCTCGCGCTCACCTACGAGCTCGGGGACGGCGTCGCCGACATCGCAGGGGCGATGAGCCGCGCGAACGACCTCAACGCGGACTACAAGGCCGTGAAGACCACGGTCCATCCTGCCGAACGGAGCGTGCGCTTCCACGTGGAGGCGTTCCTCGACGCCTTCGCCACCCTGCCCGTCATCCAGCGCTCCATCGGCGCGCTCCGAGACGCCGCTCGGGCCTTCTTCGAGCCGGCACGCCCCGCAGACCGGCTGGACGCCTGA
- a CDS encoding WYL domain-containing protein, with translation MGRLDPRRLRALHALARAATTSRAVRVRYVDTDRSVVERTLDVLALAYEPPRWLVATWSRRRQSLRLLDLVRIRRVEPTRRRAGPPPAGFDALDFSIRHLLDPDGAIPRRVELRIGERLARLAPALLPTADLRRGSNGSWRCRVLASRPEVVSAIAASLRAEIHSATPMPTARRKAKSSTEARLLGLASWILSQPGPVSAAQIYERFADDYGDPESAAAEKKFTRDKDALRELGFNLEMEELSAEQGQVGYSIDAHSSALPQLDLTPEEAAVVWTAGVGALRFSDHPLRDELESAVRKLVVGARGLPPRASATEDLVVHGEPVKQQTLDRLVDAWERRKRIALSYWRPSTGEVVEREVDVYGWARRRGEWIFVGWCHMRKGVRIFYLSRVRALTVNTRGGKGGDYAIPRDFDVRRWSRQEIWDYDVHAPTEATVRFRGSLARIARQLLPSAKVSTAEDGARIARLEVRNLRGLVRQALAWGPEAELVSPEEGRAMAREILGGLGAATERRAS, from the coding sequence GTGGGGCGCCTCGACCCCCGCAGGCTGCGCGCGCTGCACGCCCTCGCGCGGGCGGCGACGACCTCCCGCGCCGTGCGGGTCCGGTACGTGGACACGGACCGCTCCGTGGTGGAGCGGACCCTCGACGTCCTCGCGCTCGCCTACGAGCCGCCGAGGTGGCTCGTAGCGACCTGGTCGCGGAGGCGGCAGTCGCTGCGGCTGCTCGATCTCGTGCGCATCCGGCGCGTGGAGCCGACGCGGCGGCGCGCGGGACCGCCGCCCGCCGGGTTCGACGCCCTGGACTTCTCCATCCGGCACCTGCTCGATCCGGACGGCGCTATCCCGCGGCGCGTCGAGCTCCGGATCGGCGAGCGGCTCGCCCGGCTCGCTCCGGCCCTCCTGCCGACCGCCGACCTGCGGCGTGGCTCGAACGGCTCCTGGCGCTGCCGCGTCCTCGCCTCGCGCCCGGAGGTCGTGTCGGCCATCGCGGCCTCACTGCGGGCTGAGATACACTCGGCGACGCCCATGCCGACCGCCCGTCGCAAAGCCAAGTCGAGCACCGAGGCGCGCCTCCTCGGCCTCGCCTCCTGGATCCTCTCGCAGCCAGGACCCGTCAGCGCCGCCCAGATCTACGAGAGGTTCGCGGACGACTATGGCGACCCGGAGTCCGCCGCCGCCGAGAAGAAGTTCACGCGCGACAAGGACGCGCTCCGGGAGCTCGGGTTCAACCTCGAGATGGAGGAGCTGAGCGCTGAGCAGGGCCAGGTGGGCTACTCCATCGACGCGCACTCGTCCGCGCTCCCGCAGCTCGACCTCACGCCCGAGGAGGCCGCGGTGGTGTGGACCGCCGGCGTCGGCGCCCTCCGCTTCTCGGACCACCCGCTCCGCGACGAGCTGGAGAGCGCGGTCCGCAAGCTCGTGGTCGGCGCTCGCGGCCTGCCGCCGCGCGCGTCCGCCACCGAGGACCTCGTCGTCCACGGCGAGCCCGTGAAGCAGCAGACGCTCGACAGGCTCGTGGACGCCTGGGAGCGGCGGAAGCGGATCGCCCTCTCCTACTGGCGGCCCTCCACGGGCGAGGTCGTCGAGCGCGAGGTGGACGTCTACGGCTGGGCGCGCCGCCGCGGCGAGTGGATCTTCGTGGGCTGGTGCCACATGCGGAAGGGCGTCCGCATCTTCTACCTGTCCCGGGTGCGCGCGCTCACGGTGAACACCCGCGGCGGGAAGGGCGGCGACTACGCCATCCCGCGGGACTTCGACGTCCGGCGCTGGTCGCGGCAGGAGATCTGGGACTACGACGTGCACGCGCCCACGGAGGCGACGGTCCGCTTCCGGGGCTCGCTGGCTCGCATCGCGCGCCAGCTCCTCCCCTCCGCGAAGGTCTCCACCGCGGAGGACGGCGCGCGGATCGCCCGGCTCGAGGTCCGGAACCTCCGCGGGCTCGTGCGGCAGGCCCTCGCGTGGGGACCCGAGGCCGAGCTCGTCTCGCCGGAGGAAGGACGCGCCATGGCCCGGGAGATCCTCGGCGGCCTCGGCGCTGCGACCGAGCGGAGGGCGTCGTGA
- a CDS encoding YafY family protein, producing MTRPYDLRRIRRLLLLLPAAARASRSGKGLPLARAVELTGARSEKEVVADVEALSELWASPEEAEDVIAVHVEDGEVHVTYANGFGRPTAFSLAEGAVLLAALTPFEQDGGRPVKEAARKLRKAIPEVLRTEADRLVAGLDLQLETPGPWAGALREAIDKRVETTIEYRSVGDGTAAKRVVEPRLVFHREGHWYLAAWNVAKREEHLFRLDRIVSVELGTRIFGEHQGPPLARYGKSLYFQSGAERDVSVRYRDTAARLARERHGARARANDDGSVTVTTKLTPGNFLLGIVLGYGGEATIEAPEDVVAQLRERVEALQRLYG from the coding sequence GTGACCCGCCCGTACGACCTGCGCCGCATCCGGCGGCTGCTCCTCCTGCTCCCCGCCGCGGCCAGGGCGTCGCGCAGCGGCAAGGGCCTGCCCCTCGCGCGCGCGGTGGAGCTGACCGGCGCGCGCAGCGAGAAGGAGGTCGTCGCCGACGTCGAGGCGCTCTCCGAGCTCTGGGCCTCCCCCGAGGAGGCCGAGGACGTCATCGCCGTGCACGTCGAGGACGGCGAGGTCCACGTCACGTATGCGAACGGCTTCGGCAGGCCCACGGCCTTCTCCCTCGCCGAGGGCGCGGTCCTGCTCGCAGCGCTCACGCCCTTCGAGCAGGACGGCGGGCGTCCGGTGAAGGAGGCCGCGCGCAAGCTCCGCAAGGCGATCCCCGAGGTCCTGCGCACCGAGGCGGACCGGCTCGTCGCCGGCCTCGATCTGCAGCTCGAGACCCCCGGCCCCTGGGCCGGGGCGCTCCGCGAGGCGATCGACAAGCGGGTCGAGACCACGATCGAGTACCGCTCCGTCGGCGACGGCACGGCCGCGAAGCGCGTCGTGGAGCCGCGGCTCGTCTTCCACCGCGAGGGCCACTGGTACCTCGCCGCCTGGAACGTGGCGAAGCGCGAGGAGCACCTCTTCCGCCTCGACCGCATCGTCTCCGTCGAGCTCGGCACGCGCATCTTCGGCGAGCACCAGGGTCCGCCGCTGGCGCGGTACGGGAAGAGCCTCTACTTCCAGTCGGGAGCCGAACGCGACGTCAGCGTCCGGTATCGCGATACCGCCGCGCGGCTCGCCCGCGAGCGGCACGGCGCCCGCGCGCGGGCGAACGACGACGGCAGCGTCACCGTCACGACGAAGCTGACCCCGGGGAACTTCCTGCTCGGGATCGTGCTCGGGTATGGCGGCGAGGCCACGATCGAGGCCCCCGAGGACGTCGTGGCCCAGCTGCGCGAGCGCGTCGAGGCGCTGCAGCGGTTGTACGGGTGA